One Cellulomonas soli DNA window includes the following coding sequences:
- a CDS encoding class I SAM-dependent methyltransferase, which produces MPTFDQVKQAAWAGRADAYAETFGRLCGRMVPALLDAAEVRAGDELLDAGTGPGAVAAAAITRGARVTAVDPDEGMRRLARLAAPRADVREGALPDLDLADASFDVVGANFVLNLVGDPRAATRELVRVLRPGGRLAATVWPRPMSELHRLWEDVADAAGAERPASAAPLEPAMDFVRSPDGFAGLLEDAGLTDVHAERVGFVHRVDPESWWSGPARGVATIGAVLLAQTPEVQGRMREQFDRLSRPYLVDGMLHLPTAAVLAHGRRSQ; this is translated from the coding sequence GTGCCCACGTTCGACCAGGTCAAGCAGGCCGCATGGGCAGGACGCGCGGACGCGTACGCCGAGACGTTCGGCCGGCTGTGCGGGCGGATGGTCCCCGCGCTGCTCGACGCCGCGGAGGTGCGCGCGGGCGACGAGCTGCTCGACGCGGGCACCGGGCCGGGTGCGGTGGCCGCGGCCGCGATCACCCGCGGGGCGCGCGTCACGGCGGTCGACCCGGACGAGGGCATGCGCCGTCTGGCCCGCCTGGCCGCGCCCCGGGCCGACGTGCGCGAGGGCGCCCTGCCGGACCTGGACCTGGCCGACGCGTCGTTCGACGTGGTGGGGGCCAACTTCGTCCTGAACCTGGTCGGCGACCCGCGGGCGGCGACGCGCGAGCTGGTGCGGGTGCTGCGACCCGGCGGGCGGCTGGCGGCGACCGTCTGGCCTCGCCCGATGAGCGAGCTGCACCGCCTGTGGGAGGACGTCGCCGACGCCGCGGGGGCGGAACGTCCGGCGAGCGCGGCGCCGCTGGAGCCGGCGATGGACTTCGTGCGGTCGCCGGACGGCTTCGCGGGCCTGCTGGAGGACGCCGGCCTGACCGACGTGCACGCCGAGCGGGTCGGGTTCGTGCACCGGGTCGACCCGGAGTCCTGGTGGTCCGGCCCGGCGCGCGGGGTCGCGACGATCGGTGCCGTGCTGCTCGCGCAGACCCCCGAGGTGCAGGGGCGGATGCGTGAGCAGTTCGACCGGCTGAGCCGCCCGTACCTGGTCGACGGGATGCTGCACCTGCCGACGGCCGCTGTGCTCGCGCACGGACGGCGTTCACAGTGA
- a CDS encoding AMP-binding protein has translation MATDRPALPLVYPAGVPRELTVPDEPLTAALEHSAQTWPDRVAVDFLGGTTTYRQLADKVARGAQALLDLGVQAGDRVALALPNCTAHVVAFYAVLRIGAVVVEHNPTYTCDELAHQLADSGATAAIVWEKTVPALLAGQSQTSVRTVVAVDLSADLPWAARFALRLPVAKARRTRAAMRGPVPADVPLWHELVGRTAPIDPAHPAPAPTDVAALQYTGGTTGTPKGAILTHHNLVANAVQGHLWTAAVPGTEVVYGVLPFFHAFGLTLCLSYTMRVGATLVAFPNFDPALVLAAQRRRPGTFLPAVPPMLDRLVTAAENAGADLTSFTYAISGAMALPAKTAARWEQATQGLVVEGYGMTETSPVALGNPLGPDRRPGALGLPFPGTDIRIVDPEDPDVDAAPGERGELLIHGPQVFQGYWGRPEETAEQLLPGGWLRTGDIVTIVDGYVVLVDRIKEMIVTGGFKVYPSQVENHLRGMPGVQDVAVVGIPGGDLGEKVVAAVVMAPGAKPVDLDAVRAWCEQRLARYALPKQLVIVTELPRSQVGKVLRRLVREHVLTLAPTV, from the coding sequence ATGGCCACGGACCGACCCGCACTGCCGCTCGTCTACCCCGCCGGAGTCCCGCGCGAGCTCACCGTGCCGGACGAGCCGCTCACCGCAGCGCTCGAGCACTCCGCGCAGACCTGGCCCGACCGGGTGGCCGTCGACTTCCTCGGCGGCACCACCACGTACCGGCAGCTCGCCGACAAGGTCGCCCGCGGCGCGCAGGCGCTGCTCGACCTCGGCGTGCAGGCCGGCGACCGCGTCGCCCTCGCCCTGCCGAACTGCACCGCGCACGTCGTCGCGTTCTACGCCGTGCTGCGCATCGGCGCCGTCGTCGTCGAGCACAACCCGACCTACACGTGCGACGAGCTCGCCCACCAGCTCGCCGACTCGGGCGCCACCGCCGCGATCGTCTGGGAGAAGACCGTCCCCGCGCTGCTCGCCGGGCAGTCCCAGACCTCCGTGCGCACCGTCGTCGCCGTCGACCTCAGCGCCGACCTGCCGTGGGCCGCCCGGTTCGCGCTGCGGCTGCCCGTCGCCAAGGCCCGACGCACCCGCGCCGCCATGCGCGGGCCCGTGCCCGCCGACGTGCCGCTGTGGCACGAGCTCGTCGGCCGGACCGCGCCGATCGACCCCGCGCACCCGGCACCGGCGCCCACGGACGTCGCCGCCCTGCAGTACACCGGCGGCACCACCGGCACCCCCAAGGGCGCGATCCTCACGCACCACAACCTCGTCGCCAACGCCGTGCAGGGCCACCTGTGGACCGCGGCCGTCCCCGGTACCGAGGTCGTCTACGGCGTGCTGCCGTTCTTCCACGCGTTCGGCCTCACCCTGTGCCTCAGCTACACGATGCGGGTCGGCGCGACGCTCGTCGCGTTCCCCAACTTCGACCCGGCGCTCGTGCTCGCCGCCCAGCGGCGTCGACCGGGCACCTTCCTGCCCGCCGTGCCGCCCATGCTCGACCGCCTCGTCACCGCGGCCGAGAACGCCGGGGCCGACCTCACCTCGTTCACCTACGCGATCTCCGGGGCGATGGCGCTGCCCGCCAAGACGGCCGCCCGTTGGGAGCAGGCCACCCAGGGGCTCGTCGTCGAGGGCTACGGCATGACCGAGACCTCGCCCGTCGCGCTCGGCAACCCGCTCGGCCCGGACCGCCGACCCGGTGCGCTCGGCCTGCCGTTCCCCGGCACCGACATCCGCATCGTCGACCCCGAGGACCCGGACGTCGACGCCGCACCCGGTGAGCGCGGCGAGCTGCTCATCCACGGCCCCCAGGTGTTCCAGGGCTACTGGGGTCGCCCCGAGGAGACCGCCGAGCAGCTGCTGCCCGGCGGGTGGCTGCGCACCGGCGACATCGTCACGATCGTCGACGGGTACGTCGTCCTCGTCGACCGCATCAAGGAGATGATCGTCACCGGCGGCTTCAAGGTGTACCCCTCGCAGGTCGAGAACCACCTGCGCGGCATGCCCGGCGTCCAGGACGTCGCCGTCGTCGGCATCCCCGGCGGGGACCTCGGCGAGAAGGTCGTCGCCGCCGTCGTCATGGCACCCGGCGCGAAGCCCGTCGACCTCGACGCCGTGCGCGCCTGGTGCGAGCAGCGGCTCGCCCGGTACGCCCTGCCCAAACAGCTCGTCATCGTCACCGAGCTGCCGCGCTCGCAGGTCGGCAAGGTGCTGCGGCGCCTCGTCCGGGAGCACGTGCTGACTCTCGCGCCCACGGTCTGA
- a CDS encoding class I SAM-dependent methyltransferase, with protein MHFERMAEDYAAARPPYPEALFEELTRAGVLGAGVRVLEVGAGAGLATAALVAAGCEVTAVEPGRRLATLLSQSVPGATVVNSRLEDVELPGASIDSAVAATSMHWVDLAVGLPLLHGLLRPGGRLAVWRMVFGDPSVRSPFRELVDEVVARRPAGRGPAPRGDLRPTMDELAAGGWFEPLGTTWWRWTAELSSERVRRLFATFSDWSPEEVEAAAQAADTCGGTVTEHFGTVLHLLRAAPRASAVS; from the coding sequence ATGCACTTCGAGCGGATGGCAGAGGACTACGCGGCGGCCCGGCCGCCGTACCCCGAGGCGCTCTTCGAGGAGCTCACCCGGGCCGGTGTCCTGGGTGCGGGTGTGCGGGTGCTCGAGGTCGGTGCGGGAGCAGGCCTGGCGACGGCGGCGCTCGTCGCGGCGGGATGCGAGGTGACGGCCGTGGAACCGGGCCGGCGGCTCGCGACGCTCCTCTCGCAGTCCGTGCCCGGCGCCACGGTGGTGAACTCCCGGCTGGAGGATGTCGAGCTGCCGGGCGCGTCGATCGACTCGGCGGTCGCCGCGACGTCGATGCACTGGGTCGACCTGGCTGTCGGCCTTCCGCTGCTGCACGGGCTCCTGCGGCCCGGGGGTCGGTTGGCCGTCTGGCGGATGGTCTTCGGCGACCCGTCGGTCCGCTCCCCGTTCCGCGAGCTCGTCGACGAGGTGGTCGCCAGGCGCCCGGCGGGCCGGGGCCCGGCGCCGCGAGGCGACCTGCGCCCCACGATGGACGAGCTGGCCGCGGGCGGCTGGTTCGAGCCCCTCGGCACGACGTGGTGGCGGTGGACGGCGGAGCTCTCCTCGGAGCGGGTGCGACGGCTGTTCGCCACGTTCAGCGACTGGTCGCCCGAGGAGGTCGAGGCCGCCGCGCAGGCCGCCGACACCTGCGGCGGAACGGTCACCGAGCACTTCGGCACGGTGCTGCACCTGCTCCGCGCGGCCCCGAGGGCGTCGGCGGTGTCCTGA